In bacterium, a genomic segment contains:
- a CDS encoding protein kinase, with protein MALPKVFRNRFETGDLIVERPSAHIYKGYDRELGRRELAIKIYVEKPQDDPALIKEFENEVELLKRCTHETLVPILAGGAEDGVFFIAMEYIEGVTLKDLLKDNPSGFDLPRALGIVKDLADGLAELHSQGAVHGHLDSRAIIFKAQIPRISGYYPRVIEKIHKMLTSDSRLIVDPAYISPEQVTAPDKIDARADIYALGVLAFEIMTGQKPFTSNNPLQLAMKHVQDKIPSPAKINANISPLVDAAVMRALSKNPAERFSNCAEFIDALSGGKGMVKNPFAGLTPETLVEGLGDVSQTMPVSMSVETIQKILSTHAPKREQVEDDSSSTLMGRAAVKDTQPVTDSDEMAQTAIGMQAVGQKKQASLVQLTGKDKGKKFTLSQQQSIGGRDQSCAIPLSESAMPMRAFIITERNNHYFLSSFGTTGVTVNGHQLEDEQEHQLQRGDMISVGVIDLRFVAPGEVFTFKEDVADRVIDRPPSKLPQVFVALGVVFLLLSGGGVYYYLHNADIAKSKKEAENRKKAKERDELMAKLKTEGDTFLKEGALIEPPGANAKERFRAVLELSENDGYAKRRLQEIDERLLVLDESKRRRQELDQKIGNMLADGERYFQAGDYISPPGRNAKEVFEAVLKIDSTHQQAQARLKEIGNILSDLSGKIEELLKKAQLHIDQNEIVQPAGANALEALQQVLKVQPQNTIAKNALYDLAAQQVFLGDQAKAQANAGQMRQFYLTAQALGVDPKYLEPRLQGAQLMEKSRASVIIYQRGNQAATTKEEGPSTYLPTQEIDRRVAERSLASNSQRGQGGRVFIDLSRLGK; from the coding sequence ATGGCATTACCTAAAGTATTTAGAAATAGATTTGAAACCGGCGATTTAATCGTTGAGCGTCCCAGTGCGCATATCTATAAAGGCTATGATCGCGAGCTAGGTAGGCGTGAACTTGCGATTAAGATCTATGTAGAAAAACCTCAGGATGACCCAGCGCTAATTAAAGAGTTTGAGAACGAAGTTGAACTACTTAAGCGTTGCACGCATGAAACGCTAGTTCCGATTCTGGCTGGTGGGGCAGAAGACGGGGTGTTTTTCATTGCGATGGAGTACATTGAGGGAGTGACCCTCAAGGATTTATTAAAAGATAATCCTAGTGGGTTCGATCTACCGCGCGCGTTAGGAATTGTTAAGGACCTTGCTGATGGTCTTGCAGAATTGCACTCGCAGGGAGCAGTGCATGGGCACCTAGACAGTCGTGCGATTATTTTTAAGGCGCAGATTCCACGGATCTCTGGCTACTACCCGCGTGTAATTGAAAAAATACACAAAATGCTGACCTCAGATTCACGACTAATTGTCGACCCTGCCTACATTTCACCTGAACAGGTTACGGCTCCGGATAAAATCGACGCACGTGCTGATATCTATGCCTTAGGGGTCTTGGCTTTTGAAATCATGACTGGACAGAAACCTTTCACTTCAAATAATCCGCTGCAGCTTGCGATGAAACATGTGCAAGATAAAATTCCGTCACCAGCGAAAATCAATGCGAATATTTCACCATTGGTTGATGCAGCTGTGATGCGTGCCTTGTCGAAAAATCCAGCTGAACGATTCAGTAATTGTGCAGAGTTTATCGATGCTTTAAGTGGCGGAAAAGGTATGGTGAAAAATCCTTTTGCTGGCCTTACTCCTGAAACTTTAGTCGAAGGTTTGGGCGATGTATCTCAGACAATGCCTGTTTCAATGTCGGTTGAAACTATTCAGAAAATCTTATCAACACATGCTCCCAAGCGTGAGCAAGTTGAGGATGATAGCAGCTCGACTTTAATGGGTAGAGCTGCAGTTAAAGACACTCAGCCAGTCACTGATAGCGACGAGATGGCACAGACTGCGATTGGCATGCAAGCAGTTGGCCAGAAGAAGCAAGCAAGTCTCGTGCAGCTAACCGGCAAAGATAAGGGTAAGAAGTTTACCCTGTCCCAACAGCAGTCAATCGGTGGACGCGATCAGTCCTGTGCTATTCCACTTAGTGAATCTGCGATGCCGATGCGCGCATTTATTATTACCGAGCGCAATAATCACTATTTCTTATCCTCTTTTGGCACGACTGGCGTAACGGTGAATGGCCATCAACTTGAGGATGAACAGGAACATCAGTTACAGCGTGGTGACATGATCTCTGTCGGCGTTATTGATCTGCGCTTTGTCGCACCCGGTGAAGTCTTTACTTTTAAAGAGGATGTCGCAGACCGAGTAATTGATCGCCCACCAAGTAAGTTACCACAAGTATTTGTAGCGCTTGGAGTTGTGTTTTTATTACTATCAGGCGGCGGCGTTTACTATTATTTGCATAACGCCGATATTGCTAAATCTAAGAAAGAAGCTGAAAACCGTAAAAAGGCAAAAGAGCGCGATGAGCTAATGGCTAAGCTCAAGACCGAAGGCGACACCTTCCTCAAGGAAGGCGCGCTGATTGAGCCTCCGGGTGCAAATGCCAAAGAGCGCTTTCGTGCAGTCCTTGAACTGAGTGAGAATGATGGCTATGCCAAGCGACGCTTGCAGGAGATTGATGAACGCTTGCTTGTACTTGATGAATCAAAACGACGTCGCCAAGAACTTGATCAGAAGATTGGCAACATGCTTGCTGATGGAGAGCGCTACTTCCAAGCTGGAGATTACATTTCACCTCCAGGACGTAACGCTAAGGAAGTGTTTGAGGCAGTCCTAAAAATTGACTCAACTCACCAGCAAGCGCAAGCGCGACTTAAGGAAATTGGCAACATCTTGTCTGATCTTTCCGGAAAAATAGAAGAACTTCTGAAAAAAGCTCAGCTGCATATTGATCAGAATGAAATTGTGCAACCAGCTGGTGCAAATGCCCTTGAAGCTTTGCAACAGGTACTTAAAGTGCAACCACAAAATACAATTGCGAAGAACGCCTTATACGACTTAGCTGCGCAGCAAGTATTTTTAGGAGACCAGGCCAAGGCGCAAGCTAATGCTGGTCAGATGCGACAATTTTATCTCACTGCACAAGCGCTTGGTGTTGACCCTAAGTATTTAGAGCCACGTCTACAGGGTGCACAGCTAATGGAGAAATCTAGAGCAAGCGTTATTATTTACCAACGTGGTAATCAGGCTGCGACAACCAAAGAAGAGGGACCATCAACTTACTTGCCGACTCAGGAAATTGATCGACGTGTAGCGGAGCGTTCGCTTGCGTCAAATTCCCAGCGTGGGCAGGGTGGGCGAGTCTTTATCGATCTTTCTCGGCTGGGTAAATAG
- a CDS encoding phosphatase PAP2 family protein: MRLNLLVPEIVLFFATCIYLLLAFIVGRPAVLGLEDALRRISFICCYYALSLFVVFLCARLKSIQECRQSKTQLAFNDFSRQALRTSFSYSRILCDLRLLLVIACTFTVYVNLKDLIPLINPNVYDQYIIDLEAFVFGFPLTAALGSTLTADSASYWSTVYTFFYSYMGLSVLIVLLHGRQQITHEFVTAFVLVWFIGILVVYALPTLGPCFYDWPAEHLIYPSGVHDMQEKLYRWMILLGENPFRQNAAYMISGLPSLHIAVPTLATYYLLRVNRIVGAASILFMMLTFYAALVFEWHYVSDLLAGICLGLFCIMLARKLTKTELKV; encoded by the coding sequence GTGCGGCTGAATTTACTAGTTCCTGAAATTGTACTGTTTTTCGCAACCTGCATCTACTTGTTACTCGCATTTATTGTCGGTCGCCCCGCTGTGCTAGGTCTTGAAGATGCACTGAGGCGTATTAGCTTTATTTGCTGCTACTATGCGCTTAGCCTTTTCGTAGTTTTTCTTTGTGCGCGACTTAAGTCAATCCAAGAGTGTCGGCAAAGTAAAACGCAGCTAGCATTTAATGATTTCTCTAGGCAGGCTCTACGTACGAGCTTCTCTTACTCACGCATTTTATGTGATCTGCGACTACTTCTAGTAATTGCCTGCACCTTTACAGTTTATGTAAATCTTAAGGATTTAATTCCGCTGATCAATCCAAATGTTTATGATCAATATATCATCGACCTCGAGGCCTTTGTCTTTGGCTTTCCACTGACTGCCGCGCTAGGTTCAACACTTACAGCTGATTCCGCATCTTACTGGAGCACGGTCTATACATTTTTTTATTCGTATATGGGACTAAGTGTTTTAATAGTACTTTTGCATGGAAGACAGCAGATCACGCATGAATTTGTTACGGCATTTGTGCTCGTTTGGTTTATAGGAATTCTTGTTGTGTATGCGCTACCGACCTTAGGACCTTGTTTTTATGACTGGCCGGCTGAGCACTTAATCTACCCAAGTGGTGTGCATGACATGCAAGAGAAGCTTTATCGCTGGATGATTTTGCTGGGTGAGAATCCGTTCAGGCAGAATGCAGCTTATATGATCTCCGGACTACCGAGCTTACACATTGCTGTGCCGACTCTTGCTACTTACTATTTATTGAGAGTCAATCGCATTGTCGGTGCAGCATCAATACTATTTATGATGCTTACTTTTTATGCGGCTTTAGTTTTCGAATGGCATTATGTCAGTGATCTTTTAGCCGGGATTTGTCTTGGTTTATTTTGTATTATGCTCGCGCGAAAGCTTACTAAGACAGAGCTTAAAGTGTGA
- a CDS encoding FHA domain-containing protein, protein MAEVQIKVVSGVSSGDIFRFNLDSGSSVKIGRAQDNDVVLDDQAVSRKHAEVRLLENKLVLVDVGSSHGTFHMGFQVPPRDQSGRVLKSGDEFKIGDTIFCVGYNAPKEAQDERPQQGLSAARANLGIKFKNKKILYPLIVLAALALAALLVMPAEKKSALPTQHSDLAVQVPSDAVIGFINAGGGKGQSDQSRADKAVFTLPASDLLVEAEYINEAVLDIKLDEGTIESIDPNTKGWAKLAILIRDSLTGKDRKLVFDNTSYPFKKQQDGQTPKRYGVRSTRATPLSRMPTDTVEQRLATLRTSLDTMDTSAHALFNTIRAAQRLVIELLTHFRVDASLIKISTESTLPSAVELRARIDSLLQGFNNATLSPTQIIKQASALLADLDSELWRRAQSRFIKAKLASQAKNYIDAYDHLVAVKAMIPDESDERWVIAQRLFSDDKIVPKKVRLKPEKYRKN, encoded by the coding sequence TGAAGTTCAAATCAAAGTAGTCTCAGGAGTAAGTAGCGGGGATATTTTCCGTTTTAACCTCGATTCAGGAAGCAGTGTCAAGATCGGCCGCGCTCAGGATAATGACGTAGTGCTAGACGACCAAGCCGTCTCACGTAAACACGCCGAAGTGCGTTTACTTGAGAATAAGCTTGTGCTTGTCGATGTGGGCAGTTCACATGGAACTTTTCACATGGGCTTTCAAGTCCCGCCGCGTGATCAATCAGGGCGCGTATTAAAGAGTGGCGATGAATTCAAAATTGGCGATACTATTTTTTGCGTAGGTTATAACGCCCCCAAGGAGGCTCAGGACGAGCGCCCGCAGCAAGGTTTAAGTGCAGCTCGTGCTAATTTAGGAATCAAATTTAAGAATAAAAAAATTCTCTACCCCTTGATTGTACTTGCAGCCTTGGCACTTGCGGCCTTACTGGTCATGCCTGCTGAGAAAAAATCTGCGTTACCTACGCAACATAGTGACCTTGCAGTGCAGGTTCCAAGTGACGCAGTAATTGGTTTTATCAATGCTGGCGGAGGAAAGGGCCAGAGTGACCAATCACGTGCAGATAAGGCAGTCTTTACTTTACCAGCTTCAGATTTGTTAGTTGAAGCTGAGTACATCAATGAGGCAGTTCTTGATATTAAGCTTGATGAAGGCACAATCGAATCAATTGACCCGAATACTAAAGGCTGGGCCAAGCTTGCCATTCTAATTCGTGACTCACTGACTGGTAAGGACCGCAAGCTTGTTTTTGATAACACTTCTTATCCCTTTAAAAAGCAGCAAGATGGACAGACTCCAAAGCGTTATGGTGTGCGCAGCACTCGGGCCACACCCTTGAGTCGCATGCCTACAGACACTGTAGAACAACGACTTGCTACACTAAGAACTTCGCTAGATACGATGGATACAAGTGCGCATGCATTATTTAATACAATTCGTGCGGCACAGCGCCTCGTGATTGAACTACTCACGCACTTTCGTGTGGATGCTTCACTGATTAAAATTTCTACCGAGTCGACATTGCCAAGTGCTGTGGAGCTCCGTGCCCGGATCGATTCTTTATTACAAGGTTTCAACAATGCAACACTTTCTCCCACTCAGATTATAAAGCAAGCAAGCGCACTCCTTGCTGATTTAGATTCTGAACTTTGGCGACGTGCGCAGAGTCGTTTTATTAAGGCAAAGCTTGCATCGCAAGCGAAGAATTACATCGATGCATATGATCACTTAGTAGCAGTTAAAGCCATGATCCCCGATGAGTCCGATGAGCGCTGGGTGATTGCACAGCGGCTCTTTTCTGATGATAAAATTGTACCTAAAAAAGTTCGACTAAAACCAGAGAAATATCGCAAGAATTAG
- the tadA gene encoding Flp pilus assembly complex ATPase component TadA: protein MLKIIVHDGSGNKNELSFDKTSIMIGKAPGNDIVLSNESVSRFHSRITVDEETIEIEDVGSTNGTYVNAKRIQKQVVTAKDKITIGTVLITCNLVATEGLEQNSTAETQGERQPLAAQVLTREETAAEKPSAVVEKPAQTSDQFFMQSLRSFFGPLWDYITDDNTSELMINGPKDIYIESKGRLQKLDAEISPSQLDALVINVSQYVGRRISEEEPYLDARLPDGSRVAVLMPPCSRKGTAVAIRKFSKEKLTLQKLFEFGSLSQEMIVFLEAAVLLKKNIIVSGGTSSGKTSLLNVISGLIPTDERILTIEDAAELQLSQDHVLPMETRPPDKRGKGQITIRDLVKVSLRMRPDRIVVGEIRGGEALDLLQAMNTGHSGSMATVHASSPDQAMTRLETLALFSGVEIPLRALREQVSTAINIVVQASRLPDHSRKVTHISEVLPLDDQGRYNVQDLFVFEHTGRDQSGKISGKHIVTDNKPSFLDEMKLSGCKEALALYE from the coding sequence ATGTTAAAAATTATTGTTCATGATGGAAGCGGCAACAAAAACGAACTTAGTTTCGATAAAACATCGATCATGATCGGTAAGGCGCCGGGGAATGATATTGTGCTCTCAAACGAGAGCGTTTCACGCTTTCACTCGCGCATTACGGTCGACGAAGAGACGATTGAAATCGAAGATGTGGGCAGTACGAATGGTACTTATGTCAACGCTAAGCGTATTCAGAAGCAAGTTGTAACTGCGAAAGATAAAATTACAATTGGTACAGTTTTAATTACGTGTAATTTGGTTGCGACTGAAGGGCTGGAGCAAAATTCAACGGCCGAGACGCAAGGTGAGCGCCAACCTCTAGCAGCTCAGGTGCTTACGCGCGAAGAAACAGCTGCTGAGAAACCTTCAGCAGTAGTTGAGAAGCCAGCGCAGACTTCAGATCAGTTTTTCATGCAGTCTTTGCGGAGCTTTTTTGGTCCACTTTGGGATTATATTACAGACGACAACACTTCGGAGTTAATGATTAATGGACCAAAGGATATCTATATTGAGTCGAAGGGACGTTTGCAGAAACTGGATGCAGAAATTAGCCCAAGTCAGCTAGACGCGCTGGTCATTAATGTTAGTCAGTATGTTGGCCGCCGCATCAGCGAAGAAGAACCCTACCTAGACGCGCGGTTGCCAGACGGGTCGCGTGTCGCTGTTTTAATGCCTCCCTGTTCTCGCAAAGGTACAGCAGTTGCCATTCGAAAATTTTCCAAGGAAAAACTCACGCTTCAAAAATTATTTGAATTTGGCAGTCTTTCGCAGGAGATGATCGTTTTTCTTGAAGCTGCAGTTTTGTTGAAAAAAAATATTATTGTTTCCGGGGGCACGAGCTCAGGAAAAACCTCATTACTCAACGTAATCTCTGGGTTAATTCCAACTGATGAGAGAATTCTAACAATCGAAGACGCTGCTGAGTTACAGCTCTCCCAAGATCATGTCCTGCCGATGGAAACCCGACCTCCGGATAAGCGCGGCAAGGGACAAATTACAATCCGTGACCTCGTCAAGGTTTCACTACGTATGCGTCCGGACCGAATTGTAGTTGGTGAAATACGAGGTGGTGAGGCTCTTGATTTGCTTCAAGCGATGAACACTGGTCACTCCGGCTCGATGGCAACCGTCCACGCCAGCTCTCCGGATCAAGCGATGACGCGACTAGAAACATTGGCTTTGTTTTCCGGTGTTGAGATTCCACTGCGTGCACTACGCGAGCAGGTTTCAACGGCAATAAACATCGTTGTTCAGGCATCGCGTTTGCCTGATCATTCACGTAAGGTCACCCACATTAGCGAAGTCTTGCCCTTAGATGACCAAGGTCGTTACAACGTGCAGGATTTGTTCGTATTTGAGCATACTGGACGAGATCAGTCAGGCAAAATTTCAGGCAAACATATTGTAACTGACAACAAACCTTCATTTCTTGATGAAATGAAATTATCTGGATGTAAAGAGGCGCTCGCTTTGTACGAGTAA